A single window of Euwallacea similis isolate ESF13 chromosome 25, ESF131.1, whole genome shotgun sequence DNA harbors:
- the LOC136416927 gene encoding uncharacterized protein codes for MTQNRKRTRSFQDETDFMPLSKRINNLHINNMLTDPNAHMGPNPPWGQLNGQSLPLPESPSGSEQSIEWNYSPQSQYCPDLNESQNPHYFNINKLLYEMYVERMSRGCHQI; via the exons ATGACTCAAAATAG GAAACGTACTCGCAGCTTTCAGGACGAAACAGACTTCATGCCTCTGTCGAAAAGAATTAACAACCTCCACATAAACAACATGCTGACAGACCCAAACGCCCACATGGGCCCCAATCCTCCATGGGGCCAGCTAAATGGCCAATCTCTTCCTCTTCCCGAATCACCTAGTGGCTCTGAGCAGAGCATCGAATGGAACTACAGTCCCCAATCTCAGTATTGTCCCGATCTCAATGAATCCCAAAACCCTCATTactttaatataaacaaattgttGTATGAAATGTATGTTGAGAGAATGAGTCGAGGGTGTCACCAAATATAa